From the Solanum stenotomum isolate F172 chromosome 4, ASM1918654v1, whole genome shotgun sequence genome, one window contains:
- the LOC125861811 gene encoding exocyst complex component EXO70A1-like, with translation MDDIEKIKATRELLKCSIEKSRKLGVEISERCWRLESCEQRLDFLSFSLRDLSCKCTLYTMSTHDVDRVIGPASSVVMIFNVICGFEKSLSTDDVSDDVLAYLTTVKRMEEALCLLTNNCKLVVSWLDTSSCCDSSWYVRKVNKCLSIVRGLQGTEERFRANGGVLMIALDKVEIEFASMLRGITPLSVALPDVIRNVQGVVERLSVNGRVEKCMSVYVEVRSLNMRKALEGFDLDYLEEISLTEFDSVLSVEHYIDQWDKHLEFVVKYLLDTEHRLCVEVFRKAAFKDRCMECFARVAVQSGIHSFIKFGNMITEGKKEAIKLLKLLNMFGSLNKLRSDFNRLFSGSACGEIQTQTRDLIKNVVNGTCEIFWELSLQVELQRTTSPPVDGSVPGLVNFVVEYCNQLLEDEYWSTLIQVVEIHQGWNHESFEKGLLLNEMQNIVTALGLNIETWAKRHEDASLSSFFLMNNHWYLCKYTRGTKLGELMGNEWVTGHEEYMEYCETIYLKESWEKLPALLNEEGLVLFPGGRAIDRQVVKKKLKEFTEAFDEIYKKQSNWELCDKGLRWRVRQLVLHVVLPSYSSYLEKYASSIVFEVTSTADQRVKYTAKTLGNMITCLFEPTVGKYGNSTKCTELSDKVNSSFVTNQLSSTPAAA, from the coding sequence atggatGACATTGAAAAGATCAAAGCTACAAGAGAACTTCTCAAGTGTAGTAtagagaaatcaagaaaattagGAGTTGAAATTAGTGAAAGATGTTGGAGATTAGAGAGTTGTGAACAAAGGCttgattttttatcattttctcttAGAGACTTATCATGTAAATGTACATTATATACGATGAGTACTCATGATGTTGATAGAGTCATTGGTCCTGCTTCTTCTGTTGTTATGATATTTAATGTTATATGTGGATTTGAAAAATCTCTTTCAACTGATGATGTTTCTGATGATGTGTTAGCTTATCTCACAACTGTTAAACGGATGGAAGAAGCACTCTGTTTACTCACCAATAATTGTAAACTAGTCGTGTCTTGGCTTGATACTAGTAGTTGTTGTGATTCATCTTGGTATGTTAGGAAAGTGAACAAGTGTTTGAGTATAGTTAGAGGATTGCAGGGTACTGAGGAGCGTTTTCGTGCTAATGGTGGAGTGTTGATGATCGCGTTAGACAAGGTGGAGATTGAATTCGCGTCTATGTTAAGGGGCATAACACCATTGTCTGTGGCTTTGCCTGATGTTATTCGAAATGTGCAAGGTGTTGTTGAAAGATTGAGTGTGAATGGTCGGGTTGAGAAATGTATGTCTGTCTATGTTGAGGTTCGGAGTTTAAACATGAGGAAAGCTTTAGAAGGGTTCGATTTGGATTACCTGGAGGAGATATCATTGACAGAGTTTGACAGTGTTCTGAGTGTAGAGCATTATATTGATCAATGGGACAAACACTTGGAATTTGTTGTGAAATATTTGTTAGACACAGAACACAGGCTTTGCGTTGAGGTGTTCCGTAAAGCAGCATTTAAGGATAGATGTATGGAGTGCTTTGCAAGAGTTGCAGTCCAATCTGGGATTCATTCTTTCATCAAATTTGGCAACATGATTACGGAAGGTAAGAAAGAAGCAATCAAACTGTTGAAGCTATTGAACATGTTTGGTTCTCTAAACAAACTACGATCCGATTTCAACAGGCTTTTCAGTGGAAGTGCCTGTGGTGAAATCCAAACTCAGACAAGGGATCTGATCAAGAATGTTGTGAATGGGACTTGTGAAATATTTTGGGAACTTTCACTTCAGGTGGAACTGCAGAGGACAACTAGTCCTCCGGTGGATGGTAGTGTTCCGGGGCTGGTTAACTTTGTCGTAGAGTATTGTAATCAGCTGCTTGAGGATGAATATTGGTCTACACTTATCCAAGTTGTGGAGATACATCAAGGTTGGAACCACGAGAGCTTCGAAAAGGGGCTTCTTCTAAATGAAATGCAGAACATAGTAACAGCACTTGGGCTCAATATAGAAACTTGGGCAAAGAGACACGAGGATGCCTCTCTTTCATCTTTCTTCTTGATGAACAACCATTGGTACTTGTGCAAGTACACGAGGGGAACTAAACTAGGTGAGCTAATGGGAAATGAATGGGTTACAGGTCACGAGGAATACATGGAGTACTGCGAGACAATCTATTTGAAAGAGAGCTGGGAGAAACTCCCAGCCCTTTTAAACGAGGAAGGCCTAGTGTTGTTCCCAGGAGGTAGAGCCATTGATCGACAAGTAGTTAAAAAGAAACTCAAGGAATTCACTGAGGCCTTCGATGAAATTTACAAGAAACAATCCAATTGGGAATTGTGTGACAAGGGGCTAAGATGGAGAGTACGCCAACTTGTATTGCACGTTGTCCTTCCTTCTTACAGTAGTTACCTGGAAAAATACGCATCCTCCATAGTATTTGAGGTTACTAGTACTGCAGATCAACGCGTAAAATACACAGCTAAGACCTTGGGAAATATGATCACTTGTCTATTTGAACCAACAGTGGGAAAATATGGCAATAGCACCAAATGCACAGAATTGAGTGACAAGGTAAACAGTAGCTTTGTTACTAATCAACTTTCCTCCACACCAGCAGCAGCATGA